A genomic window from Oculatellaceae cyanobacterium includes:
- a CDS encoding NAD(P)H-quinone oxidoreductase subunit J has protein sequence MAEEFKPANAENTANAEASQIIEAGKVSRWLTENGFEHEALERDHLGVEIIKVDPDFLIPISTALYAYGFNYLQCQGGYDVGPGDDLVSFYHLIKLSDNADRPEEVRVKVFLPREDPKVPSVYWIWKSADWQERESFDMYGIVYEGHPNLKRLLMPEDWVGYPLRKDYVSPDFYELQDAY, from the coding sequence GTGGCTGAAGAATTTAAACCAGCAAATGCTGAAAATACAGCAAATGCTGAGGCATCCCAAATAATTGAAGCAGGCAAGGTTTCTCGCTGGTTAACAGAAAATGGTTTTGAGCATGAAGCTTTAGAACGCGACCACTTGGGTGTAGAGATTATTAAAGTTGATCCGGATTTTTTAATTCCAATTTCTACAGCACTTTATGCTTACGGCTTTAATTACCTGCAATGTCAAGGTGGTTATGATGTTGGCCCTGGGGACGATTTAGTTAGCTTTTATCATTTAATTAAGCTGAGTGATAATGCTGATCGTCCTGAAGAAGTGCGGGTGAAAGTGTTCTTGCCCAGGGAAGATCCCAAAGTGCCTTCAGTTTACTGGATTTGGAAGAGTGCTGACTGGCAAGAGCGGGAATCTTTTGATATGTATGGGATTGTCTATGAAGGACATCCTAATCTCAAGCGGTTATTAATGCCAGAAGATTGGGTTGGTTATCCTTTGCGTAAGGATTATGTCTCGCCTGACTTCTACGAGTTGCAAGACGCTTATTGA
- the ndhC gene encoding photosynthetic/respiratory NAD(P)H-quinone oxidoreductase subunit C, with protein sequence MFVLSGYEYFLGFLLACSSVPFLALAASKLLRSKGSGPERRTTYESGMEPIGGAWIQFNIRYYMFALVFVIFDVETVFLYPWAVAFNRLGLLAFIEALVFIAILVVALVYAWRKGALEWS encoded by the coding sequence GTGTTTGTTCTGAGTGGCTATGAGTATTTTCTAGGTTTCCTGCTAGCTTGCAGTTCAGTTCCTTTTCTCGCGCTAGCTGCCTCGAAGCTGCTGCGGTCTAAAGGTTCTGGCCCAGAGCGACGTACTACCTACGAATCCGGCATGGAACCGATTGGCGGGGCTTGGATTCAGTTCAACATCAGATACTATATGTTCGCATTAGTTTTTGTAATTTTTGATGTTGAAACTGTTTTCCTTTATCCTTGGGCTGTCGCGTTTAATCGCCTGGGATTACTGGCTTTTATTGAAGCCTTGGTATTTATTGCAATTCTTGTAGTTGCTCTTGTTTATGCGTGGCGCAAAGGAGCGCTGGAATGGTCATGA
- the ndhK gene encoding photosynthetic/respiratory NAD(P)H-quinone oxidoreductase subunit K, giving the protein MVMNNTTTADSGFEQQARIINPIDRPQVTQELSENVILTTVDDLYNWSRLSSLWPLMFGTACCFIEFAAMIGSRFDFDRFGLVPRASTRQADLLVTAGTITMKMAPALVRLYEQMPEPKYVIAMGACTITGGMFTVDSPTAVRGVDKLIPVDIYLPGCPPRPEAIMDAIIKLRKKVANESMQERGQLVQQHRYYSTTHKMKPVPEILTGKYLQTGTRETPPQELTEAMGMPVPPALLTSGKQEVSRG; this is encoded by the coding sequence ATGGTCATGAATAACACCACAACTGCTGACTCTGGATTTGAACAGCAGGCGCGAATTATCAATCCAATTGATCGCCCTCAAGTAACTCAAGAACTTTCTGAAAACGTCATTTTAACGACGGTTGATGACCTCTACAACTGGTCTAGACTTTCGAGCTTGTGGCCCTTGATGTTTGGAACCGCTTGCTGCTTTATTGAGTTTGCAGCGATGATTGGTTCACGGTTTGACTTTGACAGATTTGGTTTAGTGCCTCGTGCTAGTACTAGACAAGCAGATTTACTGGTTACAGCAGGCACAATCACGATGAAAATGGCTCCAGCATTGGTTCGTCTATACGAACAAATGCCAGAACCTAAGTATGTGATCGCAATGGGAGCTTGTACGATTACTGGTGGGATGTTCACTGTTGACTCCCCAACGGCAGTTCGAGGTGTTGATAAGCTGATTCCTGTTGATATTTACCTCCCAGGTTGTCCTCCTCGCCCAGAGGCAATCATGGATGCGATTATTAAGCTGCGTAAGAAAGTAGCTAATGAATCCATGCAGGAACGTGGTCAACTTGTCCAACAGCATCGGTATTACAGCACAACTCATAAGATGAAACCTGTACCGGAAATTTTGACAGGTAAATATTTACAAACTGGAACCCGCGAAACGCCACCGCAGGAATTAACAGAAGCGATGGGTATGCCAGTACCACCTGCTTTGTTAACTTCAGGAAAACAGGAGGTAAGTCGTGGCTGA
- a CDS encoding rubredoxin translates to MSNPAVEPKELDQYECRACGYTYEPEKGDSKNNIPPGTTFDELPLNWRCPVCGAKTTAFQNLGPVGSPSGFKENLNYGLGVNRLTPAQKNLLIFGALGLGVLFFLSLYGLQ, encoded by the coding sequence ATGAGTAATCCAGCCGTTGAGCCTAAAGAGTTAGATCAGTACGAATGTCGAGCTTGTGGCTATACTTACGAACCGGAAAAAGGCGATAGCAAGAATAATATTCCACCTGGAACGACGTTTGATGAATTGCCCTTAAACTGGCGCTGTCCGGTTTGTGGGGCTAAAACTACGGCGTTTCAAAACCTGGGGCCTGTGGGTTCACCTTCTGGTTTTAAGGAAAATCTGAACTATGGCTTAGGTGTCAACCGTTTAACGCCTGCTCAAAAAAATCTCTTGATTTTTGGGGCGTTGGGTTTAGGTGTTTTGTTCTTTCTAAGTCTCTACGGTTTGCAGTAA
- a CDS encoding aldo/keto reductase: METTQLGNTNITISAIGLGGMPMSLNSRPPESEAIKVIHRALELGITFIDTADSYCKDESEKHHNEKLIAKALKEYQGDTSNIIVATKGGLMRPNGTWTRNGNPAHLRQTIRESFEAFGGEKPIDLWQYHAPDPDYKIEESLKPTKEAVDAGMIRFIGVSNFSVEQIKRARDVVNIVSVQNQYNPWYRQPETDGVLKYCEQEKLTFIPWSPLGGSRRVSKLEEINAIAQLAKEKKVSVYQIVLAWLRAKSPAIVPIPGASKVSSIENSVQAINVKLSHEEVNRIDAETA; this comes from the coding sequence GTGGAAACAACACAGCTTGGAAACACTAATATTACAATCAGTGCTATAGGTCTTGGTGGAATGCCAATGTCCTTAAATAGCAGACCTCCAGAGTCAGAAGCCATTAAAGTTATCCACCGCGCCCTTGAATTAGGTATCACCTTTATTGATACGGCTGACTCTTACTGCAAAGATGAGTCAGAAAAACACCACAATGAAAAACTGATTGCTAAAGCACTTAAAGAGTATCAAGGGGATACTAGCAACATTATTGTTGCAACTAAAGGTGGCTTAATGCGACCTAATGGAACTTGGACACGCAATGGTAATCCCGCTCATTTACGCCAAACTATCCGCGAAAGTTTTGAAGCCTTCGGCGGAGAAAAACCGATAGATCTTTGGCAATATCACGCACCCGATCCTGATTACAAAATTGAGGAATCATTAAAACCTACGAAAGAAGCTGTAGATGCAGGAATGATTCGCTTTATCGGTGTTTCCAACTTTTCTGTGGAACAAATTAAACGCGCCCGTGATGTTGTCAATATTGTATCTGTGCAGAATCAGTACAATCCCTGGTATCGACAACCTGAAACTGACGGCGTATTAAAGTATTGTGAGCAAGAAAAACTGACTTTTATCCCTTGGAGTCCGTTAGGTGGAAGTCGTCGTGTCAGTAAATTAGAAGAAATAAATGCGATCGCACAACTAGCAAAAGAAAAAAAGGTATCCGTTTACCAAATTGTACTTGCATGGTTACGAGCTAAATCACCTGCGATCGTACCTATCCCTGGTGCAAGCAAAGTATCAAGTATCGAAAATTCAGTTCAAGCTATCAACGTAAAACTATCTCACGAAGAAGTAAACCGCATTGATGCCGAAACAGCTTAG
- a CDS encoding ABC transporter permease, protein MQRYLRVLKLFWSAAIAAELEYRVNFVLAAISSLGNLAGSLFGVSLFYRNGYTFEGWSWNEALIVLGIFTLLQGFSATFLAPNLNHIVDHIQKGTLDFILLKPISSQFWLSTRTLSPWGLPDIFFGLILIGYAGKNLQLPTSGYILSAVPLFFGLVILYSLWFILGATSVWFVKIYNVTEVLRGFIEAGRYPMVAYPAAYRFFFTFIVPVAFLTTVPAEAMLGRVQINWLIGAGMLAIVLLFFARLFWRFALRFYTSASS, encoded by the coding sequence ATGCAAAGATATTTAAGAGTATTAAAACTATTTTGGAGTGCTGCGATCGCAGCCGAACTCGAATATCGAGTAAACTTTGTCTTAGCTGCCATCAGCAGCTTAGGTAATTTAGCTGGTAGCTTATTCGGTGTATCTCTGTTTTACCGCAACGGCTACACCTTTGAAGGATGGTCTTGGAATGAAGCATTGATAGTTTTAGGAATATTTACTTTACTTCAGGGGTTTTCCGCTACTTTCCTAGCACCCAACCTCAACCATATTGTCGATCATATCCAGAAAGGAACCCTGGATTTTATACTCCTTAAACCAATTAGTAGTCAATTTTGGCTTTCTACTCGTACCCTTTCACCTTGGGGACTACCAGATATATTTTTTGGATTAATATTAATTGGTTACGCAGGTAAAAACCTGCAATTACCAACAAGCGGGTATATCCTCAGCGCAGTACCCCTATTTTTTGGGCTTGTAATTTTGTATAGCCTATGGTTTATTCTGGGAGCAACTAGCGTCTGGTTTGTCAAAATTTACAACGTTACCGAAGTTCTGAGAGGTTTCATCGAAGCTGGTCGATATCCAATGGTGGCATATCCTGCGGCTTACCGCTTCTTTTTTACTTTTATAGTTCCAGTAGCATTTTTAACAACTGTACCCGCAGAAGCAATGCTTGGACGAGTTCAAATTAATTGGCTAATTGGTGCTGGGATGTTAGCAATAGTTCTGCTGTTTTTTGCGCGGTTATTTTGGAGGTTTGCTCTGCGATTTTATACCAGTGCTTCTAGTTAA